Proteins encoded in a region of the Triticum dicoccoides isolate Atlit2015 ecotype Zavitan chromosome 3A, WEW_v2.0, whole genome shotgun sequence genome:
- the LOC119271202 gene encoding uncharacterized protein LOC119271202, giving the protein MATTNELSMKLLIDTKSQKVCFAEAGSDVVEFLSGLLSLPLGTVTTLLTKERMVGSIGNVVGSMEKLDANYKSKELRLSPEVGPAMLSRLQQLLSAQLTNGDVTHRNTRNSYNEHSSEYAAAMLAPARAYGNVAPAAAATTTVLPASTYTVRDDLSVTPASFFTMIPMLGITRFAQCGVKDFSVMQEKTVKIGKEEALGILATSLKSKTVLTDVFLLKKNARCKREPPEEVIQL; this is encoded by the exons ATGGCGACCACCAATGAGTTATCGATGAAGCTCCTGATCGACACCAAGTCTCAGAAGGTGTGCTTTGCCGAGGCCGGCAGCGACGTCGTGGAGTTCCTCTCCGGCCTCCTCTCCCTGCCGCTGGGCACCGTGACCACCCTGCTCACCAAAGAGCGCATGGTGGGCAGCATCGGCAACGTGGTCGGCAGCATGGAGAAGCTGGACGCAAACTACAAGAGCAAGGAGCTGCGCCTCAGCCCGGAAGTTGGCCCTGCCATGCTCTCCCGCCTGCAGCAGCTGCTGAGCGCGCAGCTCACCAACGGCGATGTCACACACCGTAACACTAGAAACTCGTACAATGAGCATAGCAGTGAATACGCGGCCGCGATGCTCGCCCCCGCCAGAGCCTACGGGAACGTGGCTCCCGCCGCAGCAGCCACGACCACGGTGCTGCCTGCATCCACATACACGGTCCGGGACGACCTCTCGGTGACGCCGGCGTCTTTTTTCACGATGATCCCTATGCTGGGCATCACGCGGTTTGCACAGTGCGGCGTCAAGGACTTCAGCGTGATGCAGGAGAAGACAGTGAAGATCGGCAAGGAAGAG GCGCTGGGAATACTCGCTACTTCCCTCAAGTCGAAGACCGTCCTGACTGACGTCTTCCTGCTGAAGAAGAATGCTCGCTGCAAGAGAGAACCTCCTGAGGAAGTCATTCAGTTATGA